The Aeromonas encheleia genomic sequence GTGCGACGGCTCGGCGCGAAGGCGCCGGGGAAGGCCATCAGCACCCGCTTGGCGAGGCGCGCCAGCAGCTTGTTGGTCATGCCGGCCGCCGCATTCTGCTCATGCAGCAGCAGGGGAATGCCGGACAGCCAGGCCGCGACGCCACCGGGGCCGGAGGCGAAGCCCCCCATGCCGAGCACCACGTCCGGGCGAATGGTCTTGAGCACCTTGCGGGCCTGCAGCACGGATTTCACGATGCGGTAGGGCGCGGCCAGCAGTCGCTTGATGCCGTTGCCACGCACCCCCTGGATGTCGATGAAGGAGATGGGATAACCGTGGGCGGGCACCAGCTCGGCCTCCATCCGGTCGGCGGTACCGAGCCAATGAATGGTCCAGCCCTGGGCCTTGAGGCGATCGGCCACTGCCAGCCCGGGGAACACATGACCCCCGGTACCGCCTGCCATCACCAGTAGCGTCTTGCTCACGAAACCTCCCGCACGCGCGCCTGGGCACTGGCCTGGCGCAACTCGAAATCGATACGAATCAACATGCTCACCGCCACCATCATGATGATGAGACTGGAACCACCGTAACTGACCAGGGGCAGGGTCAGGCCCTTGGTCGGCATCATGCCGCTGGCCGCGCCGACGTTGACGAAGGTCTGGAAGCTGAACCAGATGCCGATGCCGATGGCCAGATAGCCCTCATACAACTTCTCGGCCACCAGCGCCTGATGGCCGAGTCGCAATGCCTTGTACGCAAGTGCAAAGATGAGGAGAAGCGCGCCCAGCACGCCCACATACCCCAGCTCCTCCCCCAGGATGGCGAACACGAAGTCGGTGTGCGCCTCCGGCAGGTATTCCATCTTCTGGATGGAGTTGCCTAGCCCCTCGCCAAACCAGCTGCCACGACCGAATGCCATCAGCGACTGGGTCAGCTGATAACCGCTGCCGAACGGGTCGGCCCAAGGGTCGAGGAAGGAGGTCACTCGCCGCATCCGGTAGGGCTCGGCGATGATCAGGGTCACCACGGCGCTCACCCCGACCAGGATGAGGCCGATGAACTGCACTAGCCGCGCCCCTGCCAGGAACAACATGCCAAGGGAGGTCACGAACATCACCACCACCGAGCCCAGATCCGGCTGGGCCAGCAGCAAGATGGCCACCACGAACAGCACCGCCATGGGCTTCATGAAGCCGATGAAGCGCTCACGCACCTCGTTCTGGCGGCGCACCAGATAGCCCGCCAAGTAGACAAACAGCGCCAGCTTGCCAAATTCCGCAGGCTGCAGGTTGAAGGGGCCGAGCGGCAGCCAGCGGATAGAACCGTTGACGCTGCGGCCCACCAGCAGCACCAGCACCAACATCAGGATGGCAAGCAACAGCATAGGGCTGTTGTATTGCTGCCAGCGCGCCATCGGCACCTGCAGCACGAACCAGGAGATGCCGAGCGCCATCACCAGGAACAGGCCGTGACGCTTCACGAACATGAAGGGGTCGTTGTTGATGGCGATCCCCTCCGGAATGGAGGCCGACGCCACTATCACCAGGCCCACCGACATCAGCGCCAGCGCCAGCACCACCAGCTGCCGATCGTAGAGACCGGCGGGGCGCGCCGGTAACAACCAGCGTTGCAGCAGAGCTGCGATGGTGCGCAGGGCATTCATAGGGCCAGCACCAGTTCGGTGAAGCGATCGCCACGGGCTTCGAAGGATTTGAACTGATCCAGGCTGGCGCAG encodes the following:
- the ftsW gene encoding cell division protein FtsW, yielding MNALRTIAALLQRWLLPARPAGLYDRQLVVLALALMSVGLVIVASASIPEGIAINNDPFMFVKRHGLFLVMALGISWFVLQVPMARWQQYNSPMLLLAILMLVLVLLVGRSVNGSIRWLPLGPFNLQPAEFGKLALFVYLAGYLVRRQNEVRERFIGFMKPMAVLFVVAILLLAQPDLGSVVVMFVTSLGMLFLAGARLVQFIGLILVGVSAVVTLIIAEPYRMRRVTSFLDPWADPFGSGYQLTQSLMAFGRGSWFGEGLGNSIQKMEYLPEAHTDFVFAILGEELGYVGVLGALLLIFALAYKALRLGHQALVAEKLYEGYLAIGIGIWFSFQTFVNVGAASGMMPTKGLTLPLVSYGGSSLIIMMVAVSMLIRIDFELRQASAQARVREVS